A single genomic interval of Bacillus sp. es.036 harbors:
- a CDS encoding DUF805 domain-containing protein has protein sequence MNWYLKVLKNYVNFQGRARRKEYWMFTLFNIIFSVVLTLIESLADITPFLTGIYSLFILLPGLAVTVRRLHDTGRSGWWVLIGLIPFIGSIVILVFTCLESEREENRFGPNPKAV, from the coding sequence ATGAATTGGTATTTGAAAGTGTTGAAGAACTATGTGAACTTTCAAGGGAGAGCAAGGCGTAAAGAATATTGGATGTTTACTCTTTTTAACATCATTTTCTCAGTTGTCCTAACACTAATCGAATCGCTTGCTGATATTACTCCATTTCTAACTGGGATTTATTCTTTATTCATCCTTTTACCGGGCCTTGCTGTAACGGTACGCAGATTGCATGATACAGGCCGAAGCGGCTGGTGGGTATTGATTGGACTCATTCCTTTTATTGGTAGTATTGTTATTCTTGTTTTCACTTGTCTTGAGAGTGAGCGAGAAGAAAATCGCTTCGGCCCCAATCCCAAAGCCGTTTAA
- a CDS encoding GNAT family N-acetyltransferase codes for MKGRSLPVVTIRELSLSDTEDRYQWCLDTEVTKHLNMPENYPPFTREETSSWIQLCISRKNGYEQRAIVTEEGKHIGWVDLKNIDQLNGHAELGIAIGDKRYWGQGYGLSAMKAMLRWGFTELNLNKIWLRVEVDNEKAIKSYKQSGFVEEGILREDRYREGHYVDRLRMSLLRREFI; via the coding sequence GTGAAAGGAAGGTCGTTGCCAGTTGTGACAATTAGAGAACTCTCTCTTTCGGATACAGAAGACCGCTATCAGTGGTGTCTCGATACTGAAGTGACAAAGCATCTGAATATGCCAGAAAATTATCCACCGTTTACCCGAGAAGAAACGAGCAGCTGGATTCAATTATGTATCAGTCGAAAAAACGGGTATGAGCAGCGAGCGATTGTAACTGAGGAAGGGAAACATATAGGGTGGGTGGATCTGAAAAATATCGATCAGCTAAATGGCCATGCCGAACTAGGGATTGCGATTGGAGATAAACGTTATTGGGGACAAGGATATGGCTTAAGTGCTATGAAAGCGATGCTTAGATGGGGCTTTACTGAATTGAATTTAAATAAGATTTGGCTCAGAGTGGAAGTGGATAATGAGAAGGCTATCAAGTCTTACAAGCAAAGCGGTTTTGTGGAAGAAGGCATATTGCGAGAAGATCGCTACCGAGAAGGGCATTACGTCGATCGACTTAGAATGAGTCTCTTAAGGAGAGAGTTTATCTAA
- a CDS encoding NUDIX hydrolase — protein MIDERVRIFDENRNPIGVVSRDEAHRVGHWHEVFQCWFVRREEGVKQVYLQLRSSLKKDFAGLYDITAAGHLMADESVKDGVREIEEELGVPVSYEELHPLLVMNASIKQDNFLDNEIANIYLFEYNQSFDTFDLQKEEVAGIVQADFEAFYDFWMGKQTDLHVEGFWFNHNGERKNLNQKISKRHFVPHESSYYETIVKEMMKYFNQIEDR, from the coding sequence ATGATAGATGAGAGAGTAAGGATATTTGATGAAAATAGAAACCCAATTGGAGTGGTTTCACGAGATGAGGCACATCGAGTAGGGCACTGGCATGAGGTTTTTCAATGCTGGTTCGTTCGGAGAGAAGAAGGGGTTAAACAAGTGTATTTGCAGCTTCGAAGTTCTTTGAAAAAAGATTTTGCGGGTCTTTATGACATTACTGCAGCTGGTCACTTAATGGCAGACGAATCAGTGAAGGATGGAGTGCGAGAAATTGAGGAAGAACTTGGAGTTCCCGTTTCTTATGAAGAATTGCACCCTTTGCTTGTAATGAATGCATCGATCAAGCAAGATAATTTTCTTGATAATGAAATCGCAAATATCTATCTTTTTGAATACAATCAATCGTTCGATACATTTGATCTTCAAAAAGAAGAGGTCGCAGGAATTGTTCAGGCTGATTTTGAAGCGTTCTATGATTTCTGGATGGGAAAACAAACCGACCTTCATGTGGAAGGGTTTTGGTTTAATCATAATGGAGAACGAAAGAACTTGAATCAAAAAATAAGCAAACGTCATTTTGTTCCACATGAATCCTCTTATTATGAAACGATTGTTAAAGAAATGATGAAATACTTCAATCAAATAGAGGATCGTTAA
- a CDS encoding GNAT family N-acetyltransferase — MNPILMEIETSLETERLLLRMPQPGDGKVVNEAIQTSIEELRPWLGFARVTPTPEETEINITEAHIKFLKRESLRFLVFLKETNEFVGSTGFHNIHWDVPKLEIGYWMATGHSGHGYMTEAVQKLTQYAHQSLDCRRVEIQCDRENARSRAIPERLGYLLEGTLKNDDLSIDGKKITDTCIYSSTI, encoded by the coding sequence GTGAATCCGATATTAATGGAAATTGAAACGTCCCTTGAAACAGAACGATTGCTGTTAAGAATGCCCCAGCCTGGTGATGGGAAAGTAGTAAATGAAGCGATTCAAACGTCTATTGAGGAACTAAGACCGTGGCTAGGCTTTGCGCGGGTAACACCTACTCCCGAGGAAACGGAAATTAATATAACAGAAGCGCACATCAAGTTCCTAAAGCGTGAAAGTTTGCGCTTTCTTGTTTTTTTGAAAGAAACAAATGAGTTTGTAGGATCAACAGGTTTTCATAATATTCATTGGGATGTTCCGAAGCTTGAAATTGGGTATTGGATGGCGACAGGGCATAGTGGACATGGTTATATGACAGAGGCTGTTCAAAAGCTGACTCAATATGCTCATCAAAGCCTGGATTGTAGAAGAGTTGAAATTCAGTGTGATCGTGAGAATGCGCGGAGTCGAGCGATTCCTGAACGCTTGGGTTATCTTCTTGAAGGAACGCTCAAAAATGACGACTTGTCCATTGATGGGAAGAAAATAACGGATACATGTATCTACTCGAGTACCATTTGA